The Monomorium pharaonis isolate MP-MQ-018 chromosome 5, ASM1337386v2, whole genome shotgun sequence genome includes a window with the following:
- the LOC114255099 gene encoding putative nuclease HARBI1, with protein sequence MWKLMTYKEKVCRRIWVRPIFTERRRLLQDHSDNLVKEMELVDEEMFYNYCRMSVEIFNQLLNNVGPHIEKQYVIRDPIPARTRLLLCLRYLASGDAMASIAYSFRIGINTVSKIISETCEELWNTLHESVFLKINKNNWLTIANYFATKWDFPHCIGTIDGKQVQIQSPPHNGSVFYNYKGNHSINLLAVCDAKYCFTLVDIGAEGSDGGIFAHSNFGQQFDRNEMDLPQPRPIKASGLALPFVLVADEAFALTYYMMRPYPRLNRQRKVFNYRLSRARRMIESAFCILTSKWQIYRRPIIASVSTAVKIIQATVCLHNFIIQNENKLSLSKRHYIRMINKEVVNNALQEISNAGRNGHTRFASKIRDDFASYFENTGAIPWHWEKALLNDF encoded by the exons atGTGGAAACTGATGACatacaaagaaaaagtttGTCGCAGAATATGGGTACGACCGATATTTACAGAAAGACGAAGGTTGTTACAGGATCATAGTGACAATCTTGTCAAAGAAATGGAATTGGTAGACGAGGAAATGTTCTACAATTATTGCAGAATGTctgtagaaatatttaatcagtTGTTAAATAATGTTGGGCCACACATTGAAAAACAGTATGTTATTCGAGATCCAATTCCAGCCCGAACACGGCTTTTACTATGCTTGCGTTATTTAGCATCTGGGGATGCTATGGCTTCAATAGCTTATTCTTTTCGAATTGGAATAAACACTgtctcaaaaataatttctgagaCATGTGAAGAATTATGGAATACTCTCCACGAATcagtttttcttaaaataaataaaaataattggttGACAATTGCGAATTATTTTGCGACTAAGTGGGATTTTCCGCACTGCATAGGTACGATTGATGGGAAACAAGTACAAATTCAA TCACCTCCTCACAACGGCtcagttttttataattataagggAAAccatagcattaatttattagcgGTTTGCGATGCTAAATATTGTTTCACGTTAGTTGACATTGGTGCAGAAGGCAGTGATGGTGGGATCTTTGCACATTCAAACTTTGGTCAGCAATTCGATAGAAATGAAATGGATTTACCACAACCAAGACCAATTAAAGCTTCTGGGCTCGCATTACCATTTGTCTTAGTAGCGGATGAAGCATTTGCTTTGACATATTACATGATGCGACCATATCCACGTTTAAATCGCCAAAGAAag gtaTTTAATTACCGCCTTAGTCGAGCACGAAGAATGATCGAAAGTGCGTTTTGCATTTTGACATCGAAATGGCAAATTTATCGTCGACCAATAATCGCATCTGTCTCCACAgcagttaaaattatacaagcaACCGTGTGCTTACACAACTTCATCATACAAAATGAAAACAAATTGTCACTTTCCAAAAGGCATTATATACGTATGATTAATAAAGAAGTCGTGAATAACGCATTACAAGAAATAAGTAACGCTGGCAGGAATGGCCATACCAGATTTGCCTCTAAAATCAGAGATGACTTTGCTTCGTACTTTGAAAATACCGGGGCAATACCTTGGCACTGGGAAAAGGCTTTGCTCaacgatttttaa
- the LOC118645759 gene encoding uncharacterized protein LOC118645759: MQSHAPEEAEHTAGLCTHRVCMKRNGTNFHAPVRIMQETERTLRFDYEFRPKNQAWIELLDSLKIDPWGRPFKIVLNKIKGLKAPLTQTLDKKILKVIITYLFPNGNTITDEELINVAKHTSNKKAPGPDGIHGSIIKKTLIPLSGHWKICINAYLRDGIFPNYWKSAMLTLIKKPGKPDGTPSSYRPICLISEAGKYLERIISNRIITYLEKAGELSDFQYGFPKRRSTIDAIGRVKSIIDEYTSEDKIVFMRIHEAAKNKNLPTYLRKMLFAYLSNRVLTYYNSDGKKMEKNLTCGVPQRSALGPVLWIMAFDRVLNFTGGDTDTNTAKRKAELALDMVYLEITRLRLKIATNKTDVVVFAKKQPQEYVGIKVRIEIAHSVLMYSAPIWGSKIYKDKKIKQEFRRLQRLLAVKVVAGYHTIAYDAAITLARLLPADILAKKLCSIYNRIQANRNIDIEITILGKKMIREEENKTIADWKSRLEKLGPNAPGRRIREAILPNIELWYNRGGGDQLTFRLTQVLTGHGSFSHFLFRINRNVSPHCRHCGADIDDAHTLTSCNEWDEHCSELKRVIGEDLTLQTVITAMLTIEDGWSAMIRFSEAVMSSKEEEKRGSMDRSYLGLSALPLPSYLKDWLVSVTNTHKYNKILRLKSRCGQLRGEFVLQGSFLGGFLLMKWPKPMPEKPLKQIRGRVDDWVRVLVGRLHRHWLRLGTGVEYHTTWEYGLPGVF, translated from the exons ATGCAGTCTCATGCACCGGAAGAGGCGGAGCATACGGCTGGGCTATGCACGCATAGAGTGTGCATGAAGAGAAACGGAACGAATTTCCATGCACCTGTGCGCATCATGCaagaaacggaacgcaccctaagattcgactatgaattccggcctaaGAATCAAGCCTGGATAGAGCTATTAGATTCCTTGAAAATCGACCCATGGGGCCGACCATTCAAGATAgtattaaataagattaaagGACTTAAGGCTCCTTTAACACAAACCTTGgacaaaaagatattaaaggTCATTATAACGTATCTGTTTCCGAATGGAAATACA ATTACTGATGAGGAACTAATAAATGTAGCCAAACATACTAGTAACAAAAAAGCCCCTGGACCAGATGGCATACATGGTTCGATTATAAAAAAGACTCTAATACCTCTATCAGGACATTGGAAAATATGCATCAATGCATACCTGAGGGACGGAATTTTTCCGAATTACTGGAAGAGTGCTATGCTTACCTTGATTAAAAAGCCAGGCAAACCAGATGGTACGCCGTCATCTTATAGACCTATCTGTCTAATCAGCGAAGCTGGCAAGTATCTAGAAAGAATAATTAGTAACAGAATTATCACTTACCTTGAAAAAGCAGGGGAGCTTTCAGACTTCCAATATGGTTTCCCGAAAAGAAGATCCACAATAGACGCTATAGGAAGAGTCAAAAGTATCATAGATGAATACACCTCAGAGgataaaatagtatttatg AGGATTCATGAGGCggctaaaaacaaaaatctgcCGACATATTTGCGCAAAATGCTATTCGCATATCTAAGTAATAGAGTACTAACCTACTATAATTCTGACGGAAAGAAAATGGAGAAAAATTTGACATGTGGAGTGCCACAAAGATCTGCATTAGGGCCGGTTCTGTGGATAATGGCTTTCGACAGAGTTCTAAACTTTACCGGAGGGG ACACGGATACAAATACTGCCAAACGAAAAGCAGAATTAGCGTTGGATATGGTATACTTAGAAATAACCAGGTTAAGATTGAAGATTGCGACCAATAAGACTGATGTGGTGGTGTTCGCCAAAAAACAGCCGCAGGAATACGTAGGTATAAAGGTTAGGATTG AGATTGCTCACTCGGTCCTAATGTATAGCGCTCCTATCTGGGGAAGCAAGATATACAAAGACAAAAAGATAAAGCAGGAATTCAGAAGGCTACAGCGTTTACTCGCAGTAAAAGTAGTGGCGGGATACCACACAATAGCGTATGACGCAGCAATAACATTGGCCAGATTACTCCCTGCAGACATACTGGCCAAGAAATTGTGTAGCATATACAATAGAATACAAGCAAATAGAAATATAGACATTGAAATTACTATACTAGGTAAAAAGATGATTagagaagaagaaaacaaAACAATAGCGGATTGGAAATCTAGGTTAGAAAAACTAGGACCTAATGCTCCTGGGCGAAGGATACGTGAGGCGATTCTACCCAATATTGAACTATGGTATAATAGGGGTGGTGGAGACCAGTTAACCTTCAGGTTAACGCAAGTCCTAACTGGTCATGGTAGCTTCAGCCATTTCTTGTTTAGAATAAATCGCAATGTTTCGCCACATTGTAGGCATTGCGGAGCGGACATAGACGATGCTCACACTCTAACGTCGTGCAATGAGTGGGATGAGCATTGTTCTGAATTAAAAAGGGTAATAGGTGAGGACTTAACCCTCCAAACAGTTATAACGGCCATGTTGACTATTGAGGATGGCTGGAGTGCCATGATCCGTTTCAGCGAAGCGGTAATGTCTAGtaaagaggaggagaagaga GGGAGTATGGATCGTTCGTATCTGGGGCTTAGCGCTCTCCCACTCCCGAGCTACCTTAAGGATTGGCTGGTCTCCGTTACCAacacacataaatataacaagaTTCTT CGCTTGAAATCCCGTTGCGGTCAGTTAAGAGGAGAATTTGTTCTCCAAGGATCGTTTCTTGGGGGGTTTCTACTGATGAAATGGCCAAAGCCAATGCCAGAGAAACCCCTAAAACAAATCCGAGGTAGAGTAGACGACTGGGTAAGGGttttagtgggtaggctaCACCGGCACTGGTTGCGACTGGGAACTGGTGTAGAATACCACACTACCTGGGAGTACGGGCTCCCGGGTGTCTTTTGA
- the LOC118645727 gene encoding glutamic acid-rich protein-like, giving the protein MTSRVNTMDISVLVGENEELYSLTVSTEEYEQIIKGDNKVLERLINEENERRSTTAVQQIINTNNKNLKNVQTTISLKSHVNKDDKDDDGETESFNWPDKAVMLFFELYRERQQEFTVGLKRHNKIWAEIASELQNSNYNVSAVQVQNKMSSLKRSYKKIKDSNAKSGNHNSSWAYYSVMDSLFNNKGWVNPPATASSDGPIAPSASSSSSTSSTSHSLSPMDSSELQDNLSFEPKTKKRKVEVVLESFISDLKSNRNEIKEERRKERLERDEQKEQRWKIYRQEKKEMHKETTEIQKSLVCLLGKLVEKQNESK; this is encoded by the exons ATGACTTCAAGGGTAAATACAATGGACATTTCAGTTCTTGTCGGTGAAAATGAAGAATTATATTCACTAACTGTTTCAACTGAAGAATATGAGCAAATAATTAAAGGAg atAACAAGGTACTTGAACGATTaattaatgaagaaaatgaAAGAAGAAGTACTACTGCGGtccaacaaattataaatactaataataaaaatttgaagaatgTACAAACTACGATATCATTAAAAAGTCACGTAAACAAAGACGACAAAGATGATGATGGCGAAACAGAGTCATTTAATTGGCCAGATAAAGCTGTTATGCTCTTTTTCGAATTATATCGTGAAAGACAACAGGAATTCACTGTTGGGTTAAAACGCCATAATAAAATATGGGCAGAGATTGCTTCAGAATTACAAAACTCTAACTACAATGTTTCTGCTGTacaagtacaaaataaaatgtcgaGTTTAAAAAgatcgtataaaaaaattaaggattCCAATGCTAAGAGTGGCAACCATAATAGTTCTTGGGCATATTATTCTGTAAtggattctttatttaataataaaggttGGGTAAATCCCCCAGCTACAGCCAGCAGTGATGGGCCAATTGCACCTAGTGCATCATCATCTTCGTCGACATCTTCAACATCTCATTCTTTATCCCCCATGGATAGTTCTGAATTGCAAGATAACTTGTCGTTTGAACCAAAAACTAAGAAAAGGAAAGTAGAAGTCGTCTTGGAATCTTTTATATCggatttaaaaagtaacagaaacgaaataaaagaagaaagaagaaaagaacgaTTAGAAAGGGATGAACAAAAAGAGCAAAGATGGAAAATTTATAggcaagaaaaaaaggaaatgcaTAAAGAAACAACAGAAATTCAAAAATCTCTGGTTTGCCTTTTAGGTAAACTTGTAGAGAAACAGAACGAATCCAAATAA
- the LOC118644136 gene encoding putative nuclease HARBI1 isoform X2, whose product MENQDLRLSESELISTIATTFSFTIKEEDSCMSRSSSSDESDELSSDEEEDTEILYAILMVQNTRGVTIPTEKLSDYIERVVPGYLPQQFKEHFRMFPETYNMILHLIGPALSQTTIGRKQIDPGKQLLITLWFLATPDSYRSIHVQFGVGKATAFRAVRRITYALHCLAPRFIQWPKGETVRCTINEFSKIKNFPNVIGALDGSHIKIRAPKEDAASYICRKQFHAIHLQAVCNAKCVFTHCYAGHVGSVHDARVFRNSTLAHYIEVPNEYFPFDTHIVADAAYPIHPHVMVPFRDNGHLTIFQTNYNTRLSSTRMAIERAFGLLKVRFRILLDCLPLTDVKKIPQVILACCVLHNICMLRNDEFPVVIYPEENAVPDVIRAEAELGNIKRNRIMYDLRM is encoded by the exons ATGGAGAATCAAGATTTAAGATTGAGCGAATCGGaattaatttctacaattgctacaacattttcttttacgaTAAAAGAAGAAGACTCATGCATGTCAAGAAGTAGTAGTAGTGATGAAAGTGATGAACTTTCGAGTGATGAAGAGGAAGATACGGAAATTTTATACGCTATTCTAATGGTGCAAAACACAAGAGGAGTGACTATTCCAACTGAAAAATTATCAGATTATATAGAACGAGTTGTGCCAGGTTATTTACCACAACAATTCAAGGAACACTTTAG GATGTTTCCTGAAACATACAACATGATATTGCATTTAATCGGACCAGCTTTATCTCAAACGACAATTGGAAGAAAACAAATAGACCCAGGAAAACAACTGTTAATAACATTATGGTTTTTAGCTACACCAGACTCTTatag ATCAATTCATGTTCAATTCGGAGTTGGCAAGGCAACTGCATTCAGAGCAGTAAGACGGATAACGTATGCTTTACATTGTCTCGCACCAAGGTTTATTCAATGGCCAAAAGGTGAAACAGTAAGATGCACAATTAacgaattttcaaaaataaaaaattttccaaatgtaATTGGAGCTCTTGATGGTTCGCACATTAAAATCAGAGCTCCAAAGGAAGATGCTGCTTCATATATATGCAGGAAACAATTTCATGCAATTCATTTGCAAGCTGTGTGTAATGCAAAATGTGTGTTTACTCATTGTTACGCAGGACATGTCGGCTCGGTACATGATGCAAGAGTTTTTAGAAATTCTACCCTTGCTCATTACATTGAGGTTCCAAATGAATATTTTCCGTTTGACACTCATATTGTAGCAGATGCTGCATATCCAATTCATCCGCATGTGATGGTTCCATTTAGAGATAATGGTCATCTCacaatatttcaaacaaattacaaTACTCGTTTGTCTTCAACTAGGATGGCCATAGAGCGAGCTTTCGGATTACTAAAAGTGCGGTTCCGTATTCTACTAGATTGTTTACCTTTGACTGATGTAAAAAAGATACCGCAAGTTATATTAGCTTGTtgtgttttacataatatctGTATGCTAAGAAATGACGAGTTTCCAGTTGTGATATATCCAGAAGAAAACGCTGTACCTGATGTAATAAGAGCAGAGGCAGAATTAGGCAACATTAAAAGAAACcgaattatgtatgatttaagAATGTAG